From one Mycolicibacterium sp. HK-90 genomic stretch:
- the mca gene encoding mycothiol conjugate amidase Mca — protein MSELRLMAVHAHPDDESSKGAATTARYAAEGVRVMVVTLTGGERGDILNPAMDLPEVHGRISEVRRDEMAKAAEILGVEHHWLGFVDSGLPEGDPMPPLPEGCFACVPLAEPVSRLVRVIREFQPHVLTTYDENGGYPHPDHIRCHEVSVAAYEAAADYRLFPEAGTPWSVSKLYYNHGFLRQRMQLLQDEFAKHGQQGPFGKWLEHWDPDHDVFANRVTTRVECSEYFSQRDDALRAHATQIDPKGDFFHAPIEWQQRLWPTEEFELARSRVPVNLPEDDLFTGIEK, from the coding sequence ATGAGTGAACTGCGGTTGATGGCGGTGCATGCCCACCCGGACGACGAATCCAGCAAGGGTGCGGCGACCACCGCGCGCTATGCGGCCGAGGGCGTGCGCGTCATGGTTGTGACGCTCACCGGCGGCGAGCGCGGCGACATTCTCAATCCGGCGATGGACCTTCCCGAGGTGCACGGCCGGATCAGCGAGGTGCGCCGGGACGAGATGGCCAAGGCCGCCGAGATCCTCGGCGTCGAGCATCACTGGCTGGGATTCGTCGACTCGGGGCTGCCCGAGGGGGACCCGATGCCCCCGCTGCCCGAAGGCTGTTTCGCCTGTGTGCCGCTCGCCGAGCCGGTCAGCCGCCTGGTCCGGGTGATCCGGGAGTTCCAGCCGCACGTGCTGACCACGTATGACGAAAACGGCGGCTACCCGCACCCCGACCACATCCGCTGCCACGAGGTGTCGGTCGCGGCGTACGAGGCGGCCGCCGACTACCGGCTGTTCCCCGAGGCCGGGACACCGTGGAGCGTGTCGAAGCTGTACTACAACCACGGCTTCCTGCGTCAGCGCATGCAGCTGCTGCAGGACGAGTTCGCCAAGCACGGTCAGCAGGGGCCCTTCGGCAAATGGCTGGAGCACTGGGACCCCGACCACGACGTGTTCGCCAATCGGGTGACGACCCGTGTTGAATGCTCGGAGTACTTCAGTCAGCGTGACGATGCGCTGCGCGCGCACGCGACCCAGATCGACCCGAAAGGCGATTTCTTCCATGCGCCGATCGAGTGGCAACAGCGGCTCTGGCCGACTGAGGAGTTCGAGTTGGCGCGGTCGCGTGTGCCGGTGAATCTGCCGGAAGACGACCTGTTCACCGGGATTGAGAAATGA
- a CDS encoding DUF4307 domain-containing protein — protein sequence MIERPAARYGSRQLSRRTRRWIAFALVGLVVVAGVILAVVAFQRLGSGEVKGELSAYELIDNQTVSVTVGVTRPDPSKPVVCIVRARSIDGSETGRREILVGPSDQRVVQVTAEVKSSRPPVVGDVYGCGTDVPSYLVAP from the coding sequence ATGATCGAACGCCCCGCCGCCCGCTACGGATCCCGCCAATTGTCCCGCCGGACCCGGCGCTGGATCGCGTTTGCACTGGTCGGCCTGGTCGTGGTGGCGGGTGTGATCCTCGCGGTCGTGGCTTTCCAGCGGTTGGGTTCCGGCGAGGTCAAGGGCGAGCTGTCGGCGTATGAACTGATCGACAACCAGACGGTCTCGGTGACCGTCGGCGTGACGCGTCCGGATCCGTCGAAGCCCGTGGTCTGCATCGTGCGGGCCCGCTCGATCGACGGCAGCGAGACCGGACGGCGTGAAATCCTGGTCGGTCCGTCGGATCAGCGAGTGGTTCAGGTGACGGCGGAGGTGAAGTCGAGCCGGCCCCCGGTGGTCGGCGACGTCTACGGTTGCGGGACCGATGTGCCGTCGTACCTGGTAGCGCCCTGA
- the greA gene encoding transcription elongation factor GreA, with protein MTDTQVTWLTQEAFDRLKAELDQLIANRPVIAAEINDRREEGDLRENGGYHAAREEQGQQEARIRQLQELLNNAKVGEAPKQSGVALPGSVVKVYYDDDKKDTETFLIATRQEGISDGKLEVYSPNSPLGSALIDAKVGESRTYTVPNGNTVKVTLVSAEPYHA; from the coding sequence ATGACCGACACACAGGTCACCTGGCTCACTCAGGAGGCATTCGACCGGTTGAAGGCGGAGCTGGATCAGCTGATCGCCAACCGGCCGGTGATCGCCGCCGAGATCAACGACCGACGCGAAGAGGGCGATCTGCGCGAGAACGGTGGCTACCACGCCGCCCGCGAAGAGCAGGGCCAGCAAGAGGCCCGCATCCGCCAGCTGCAGGAGCTGCTCAACAACGCCAAGGTCGGCGAGGCACCCAAGCAGTCCGGTGTCGCGCTGCCCGGCTCGGTCGTCAAGGTGTACTACGACGACGACAAGAAGGACACCGAGACGTTCCTGATCGCCACCCGCCAGGAGGGCATCAGCGACGGCAAGCTCGAGGTGTACTCCCCCAACTCACCGCTGGGCAGTGCACTGATCGACGCCAAGGTCGGCGAGTCGCGTACCTACACCGTGCCGAACGGCAACACCGTCAAGGTCACCCTGGTCAGCGCTGAGCCCTACCACGCCTGA
- a CDS encoding GPP34 family phosphoprotein, translated as MAQIAEDLFLLLLDNAAAQPGLDRRRREKVLSAAVLLDLAYACRIRPAMGGEPVEAGRLIALAGDWPADPVGDPAFALLQRRPLPAETALAKLSRHTQSALEQHLERIGQIRRVRMPGKSFPGRTVYCWPLTNRERVSRVRTALLAALFDGHTPVPAIAAIICLLHAVDGLGAILSLNDRGWRWVHARSTEIATGSWVDETASALPEMNLAVTTSALRPALMN; from the coding sequence ATGGCGCAAATCGCCGAAGACCTGTTCCTGCTGTTGCTGGACAACGCAGCCGCGCAGCCCGGACTGGACCGCCGGCGCAGGGAGAAGGTGCTCAGCGCCGCGGTATTGCTGGATCTGGCCTATGCCTGCCGGATCCGTCCCGCCATGGGTGGAGAACCGGTCGAGGCCGGCCGACTGATCGCGCTGGCCGGTGACTGGCCTGCCGATCCGGTCGGCGACCCGGCGTTCGCACTACTGCAACGCCGTCCGTTGCCGGCCGAGACCGCGCTGGCCAAGCTGAGCAGGCACACCCAGTCCGCCCTGGAACAGCATCTCGAACGCATCGGGCAGATCCGGCGAGTCCGGATGCCCGGCAAGAGCTTTCCGGGCCGGACGGTGTACTGCTGGCCGCTGACCAACCGAGAGCGGGTCAGCAGGGTCCGGACGGCTCTGCTGGCCGCGTTGTTCGACGGGCACACCCCGGTACCGGCCATCGCCGCGATCATCTGCCTGCTGCACGCGGTCGACGGCCTGGGCGCGATCTTGAGCCTCAACGACCGGGGATGGCGCTGGGTGCATGCCCGGTCCACCGAGATCGCCACGGGCAGTTGGGTGGACGAGACCGCGTCGGCACTGCCGGAGATGAATCTGGCAGTGACGACGTCGGCGTTACGTCCGGCCCTGATGAACTAG
- a CDS encoding cystathionine gamma-synthase, which yields MSEQRRWHGLATKAIHAGYRPDPGTGAVNTPIYASSTFAQDGVGGLRGGFEYARTGNPTRQALESSLAAVEEATYGRAFASGMAATDCALRAVLRPGDHVVIPDDAYGGTFRLIDKVFSQWNVTHTPVPLSDLDAVRSAITPRTRMIWVETPTNPLLSIADIAAIVQIASSSGVKVLVDNTFASPALQQPLLLGADIVLHSTTKYIGGHSDVVGGALLTNDDELDAAFAFLQNGAGAVPGPFDAYLTMRGLKTLVLRMRQHSENAALIAEFLDGHPAVETVLYPGLASHPNHEVAAKQMSGFGGMVSLRLRGGARAARELCSRTELFILAESLGGVESLIEYPGAMTHASTAGSQLEVPDDLVRLSVGIEHAADLLADLEQALGK from the coding sequence ATGAGTGAACAGCGCAGGTGGCACGGTCTGGCCACAAAAGCCATCCACGCCGGTTACCGACCCGACCCGGGTACCGGAGCCGTCAACACCCCGATCTATGCCAGCTCGACCTTCGCCCAGGACGGCGTCGGCGGCCTGCGTGGCGGATTCGAGTACGCCCGCACCGGCAACCCGACCCGGCAGGCCCTGGAGTCATCGCTGGCCGCGGTCGAGGAGGCCACCTACGGGCGGGCCTTCGCCTCGGGCATGGCCGCCACCGACTGTGCGCTGCGCGCGGTGCTGCGGCCGGGTGACCATGTGGTGATCCCCGACGACGCCTACGGCGGCACGTTCCGGCTCATCGACAAGGTGTTCTCGCAGTGGAACGTCACGCACACCCCGGTCCCGCTCAGTGATCTGGACGCGGTGCGCTCGGCGATCACCCCGCGCACCCGGATGATCTGGGTGGAGACGCCCACCAACCCGCTGCTGAGCATCGCCGACATCGCCGCGATCGTGCAGATCGCGTCGTCCTCGGGCGTCAAGGTGTTGGTGGACAACACATTTGCCTCGCCGGCGCTGCAACAGCCGCTGTTGCTGGGCGCCGACATCGTGTTGCACTCGACCACCAAGTACATCGGCGGGCACTCCGACGTGGTGGGCGGCGCGCTGCTGACCAACGACGACGAACTGGACGCGGCATTCGCGTTCCTACAGAACGGTGCCGGAGCCGTGCCCGGACCGTTCGACGCGTATCTGACCATGCGCGGGCTCAAGACGCTGGTGCTGCGGATGCGTCAGCACAGCGAAAACGCCGCGCTGATCGCCGAATTCCTCGACGGGCACCCCGCAGTCGAGACCGTGCTCTATCCCGGTCTGGCCAGCCACCCCAACCATGAGGTGGCGGCCAAGCAGATGTCCGGTTTCGGCGGCATGGTGAGTCTGCGGTTGCGTGGCGGCGCACGTGCGGCACGTGAACTGTGCTCGCGCACCGAGCTTTTCATTCTCGCCGAGTCGCTGGGCGGGGTGGAGTCGTTGATCGAGTACCCCGGCGCGATGACTCACGCGTCGACCGCGGGCTCCCAGCTGGAGGTGCCCGACGATCTGGTGCGCCTGTCGGTGGGCATCGAGCATGCCGCCGACTTGTTGGCCGACCTCGAGCAGGCCCTGGGCAAGTAG
- a CDS encoding TM2 domain-containing protein yields the protein MPPQGMPPQGVPSYGGYPPQGPPPGYPPQAPPPCYPGQPQPGYPGQPQPFGAYAADPSAPYGRDPMTGEPLSDKSAITAGLLQFFLGAFGVGRFYIGSTTIGGIQLGLTILGILTSILFVGLFVVAGVGIWALVDSVMMFTRSVPDKYGRKLRS from the coding sequence ATGCCGCCGCAGGGAATGCCGCCGCAGGGGGTTCCGTCGTACGGCGGGTACCCGCCCCAGGGGCCTCCGCCGGGATATCCGCCCCAGGCGCCCCCACCGTGCTACCCCGGGCAGCCCCAGCCCGGATACCCGGGGCAGCCGCAGCCCTTCGGTGCCTATGCCGCCGACCCGTCGGCGCCGTACGGTCGTGACCCGATGACCGGGGAACCGTTGTCGGACAAGTCGGCCATCACCGCCGGTCTGCTGCAGTTCTTCTTGGGCGCGTTCGGCGTCGGGCGTTTCTACATCGGGTCGACCACCATCGGCGGGATCCAGCTCGGGCTGACCATCCTCGGCATCCTCACGTCGATCTTGTTTGTCGGACTGTTCGTGGTGGCCGGCGTCGGAATCTGGGCGCTGGTGGATTCGGTGATGATGTTCACCCGGTCGGTGCCCGACAAGTACGGACGAAAGCTGCGCAGCTGA
- a CDS encoding IS481 family transposase, which yields MSHRNARTTLHGRMLIVQRHQQGWKQAHIAAAMGISRKCVHTWISRFAAEGEPGLRDRSSRPHRCPTRMSARVERQVIAARRRHRRGQDWLGPELGISARTVGRILRRRGAPLLRDCDPMTGAVIKASKATACRYERDQPGELVHVDVKKLGRIPDGGGWRAHGRSEEVRGRGVGYDYVHSMVDDHSRLAYSEIHADEKGPTCAGFITRAAQYFQSQGISRIERVITDNHLSYRRSAHVAAAIDQLHAKHLFIKPHCPWQNGKVERYNRTLQSEWSYRRVFASNADRAHALAPWVKFYNTQRRHSALEGLPPISRLRPT from the coding sequence GTGTCCCACCGTAATGCCCGCACAACGCTGCACGGCCGAATGCTGATCGTGCAGCGCCACCAGCAAGGCTGGAAACAGGCCCATATCGCCGCGGCGATGGGCATCTCCCGCAAATGCGTACACACCTGGATTAGCCGTTTTGCGGCTGAAGGCGAGCCCGGGTTGCGCGACCGGTCCTCCCGCCCGCACCGCTGCCCCACCCGGATGTCGGCACGTGTGGAGCGCCAAGTGATCGCCGCGCGTCGCCGCCATCGTCGGGGCCAGGATTGGCTGGGCCCCGAGCTCGGTATCTCAGCGCGGACCGTCGGGCGGATTCTGCGCCGTCGCGGTGCGCCCTTGCTTCGTGACTGCGATCCGATGACCGGTGCGGTGATCAAGGCATCGAAAGCCACGGCATGCCGTTACGAACGAGACCAGCCTGGCGAACTGGTGCACGTCGATGTCAAGAAGCTGGGCCGGATTCCGGATGGGGGTGGGTGGCGCGCTCACGGGCGCAGCGAAGAAGTCCGCGGCCGTGGTGTCGGGTATGACTACGTGCACTCGATGGTCGATGACCACAGCCGGCTGGCGTACTCGGAAATCCATGCCGATGAGAAGGGACCGACGTGTGCGGGATTCATCACTCGGGCAGCGCAATACTTTCAATCACAGGGCATTTCGCGCATCGAGAGAGTCATTACCGACAACCATCTGAGCTATCGGCGCTCAGCACACGTCGCCGCCGCCATCGACCAACTGCACGCCAAACACCTCTTCATCAAGCCGCATTGCCCCTGGCAGAACGGAAAAGTGGAGCGCTATAACCGCACCCTGCAAAGCGAATGGTCCTACCGCAGAGTGTTCGCCTCCAACGCAGACCGCGCCCACGCCCTTGCACCCTGGGTCAAGTTCTACAACACTCAACGCCGCCACAGCGCACTCGAAGGTCTACCGCCGATCAGCCGGCTGCGACCAACGTGA